Within Oceanicoccus sp. KOV_DT_Chl, the genomic segment GGTCGCCTAAGCCCCCTCACACAGAATAAACTAAACGGAATACTGTTGCCGCAAAATATTTTTTTGTACTTTACCCATCGTGTTTCTAGGCAGCTCAGCAAGCTGATAAATTTTTTTAGGTACTTTATAAGTTGCCAATTGCTGCTTAGCCTGAGCAATCATTTGCAGCTCATCAATGTCACCGTCAGCAACAACCACTGCGACTACGGCTTCACCCAAGTCACTATCAGACACACCAATTACCGCAGATTCAATAACACCCGGCAGCTGATCCAATACCAACTCCACTTCTTTAGGGTAAACATTGTAACCACCACTGATCACCATATCTTTGGCGCGACCAACAATGGCAATATAACCATCCTCACTAATGACACCCTGATCGCCAGTGACAAAAAATCCATCGCCGGTAAATTCCTCGGCGGTTTTCTGCGGCAGCTGCCAATACCCTTGAAACACATTAGCGCCTTTCACCTGAATTGAACCCACCTCCCCACTGGCATCGGCGTATTAATGTCATCGACAACTCTTACCTCAACACCTGGTAATGGCAATCCAACCGTGCCAGCGCGACGCTCACCAATTAAAGGATTGGAAATCAACATGCCGGTCTCTGACATACCATAGCGCTCTAGAATACGATGGCCGCTACACTGCTCAAACTGCGCGTGGGTTTGTGCGAGCAACGGCGCCGAACCAGAAATAAATAAGCGCATATCCTTACACAACTCCGCACTAAAGGCAGGGCTATCCACTAAGCGCGTGTAAAAAGTAGGAACGCCCATCAACACGGTTGCTTGCGGTAACTGCTCAATCACCTTACCGACATCAAACTTTGGCAACATAATCATTGCCGCACCCGCCGCCAGTACACAATGACAGGCAACAAACAAACCATGCACATGAAATATCGGCAGGGCATGAAGCAATACATCCCGGCTCGTCCATCCCCAACAATCCTTTAGCGTCAGTGCGTTACTGGTTAAATTGTGATGACTTAGCATCGCCCCCTTGGGGCGACCGGTGGTACCCGATGTGTATAATATTGCGGCCAGATCATCAGCCCGACTTAACACTGTTGAAAAACAATCCGGCTCAGCGGCGGCTCGCTGCTGCAAGCTGCCATTGCCATCAATAGCCAGGGATTCATAACGGGATTGATACTGTCCAGCTAATTGTTGTAATAAGCTTTGCGTTGATGTATCGCGAACTAAGGGTAAATCACCAACGATAAGGCTGGGACTGGCATCTTCAAAAAAATACGCTAACTCCGTTGCGGTATAACCCGTATTAAGCGGCAGGTAGACCAAGCCAGCTCGCACACAAGCCAAATACAACATCAACGCCGCAGCTGATTTTTGCAACTGCACCGCAACTCGCTGACCCGGCTGCAAACCTAACGCCACCAAGCTATTCGCCAACTGCGCAGAGCTGGCCTCCATAGCAGCATAACTTACTGCCTTACCATCGACAGCGATAATAAATGGCCGACTACGATCCGCTGGAAAATGCTGCTCAAAAACGCTGTATAAATTGTGATTAACCGACATCAATAAAACTCAAGACTAATCAAACATATCGGGTTGTTCAGCAGTAATCACACTATAAAGCGGCTGAAAACTAAACCAGCCGGCCAAGCTACCTCCCAATACATCGTAAGTTTGCTTCGCACTTTCAGCATTAATTAATTTCGGTGTGCCAGCGGCCTCTGCCAATAACTGTGCCTGACAACTGCGCTCCATAGTGATAAACCACCAAGCGGCTGCTTCGATAGTATCTGCAGCTGTTAACAACCCATGATTTTGCAAAATACAGGCTTTGTTATCACCCAAACCAGCAGCGATACGCTCCCCCTCTCCCAAGTCCAGCACTACCCCGGTAAAATCCTCAAACACCACATGGTCCTGATAAAATGCACAGGAATCCTGTGTAATAGGGTCTAGCAACCGCCCTAGACTTGACCAGCTCTTGCCATAAATGGAATGCGCATGGGCTGCTGCATTCACATCGGGTCTCGCTGCATGTATTTTTGAATGAATGGTAAATGCAGCGCCATTTAATAAACCCTGCCCTTCAACGACCTCGCCAGCATGATTCACTTTTAGCAACTGTGACATTTTTAGTTGCTTAAATGAAACGCCCATCGGGTTAACCCAAAAATGATCAGTATGCTCTGGATCTCTTACAGTGATATGCCCCGCCAAACCCTCATCAAAACCGAATTTACCAAACAAGCGAAAAGCGGCGGTCAATCGCTGTTTGCGATGCAAACGCTCCTCCTCAAACGAAGCGAAACTTTCCGGGCCAAAATTCGCATTGGCGCCCCTATTCATTACAATGTCTGACTGCGTATCTGTCATGGTCACTCCTTTATATGTATCACTGAATGGTATTGACTACTAATCACACGTATTTTCACGAATTATTTAATCGCATCATATTACAGATTGCAGCCTTGTTGCCGATTAAATACTATGGGCAATCGAAACTACAAACTGGCTATAAGCATTCACCGACAAAAAAACCAAGCCAAGAGAATTAAGCCCTTAGCGCTATGTCATTTTTAAAATCATTAATCCATCGTGTCTTCAGCGATAACGACGCCGATAAAAGCGAAACCGATGACCGCTATGCGCAGCTGGAACAGCTACGCATTGACCACGACTGGATTAACGTCAACATAACCAAAACCGACCAGACTTATCAAAGCCTTATAGTCACTATTGATATTGAAAATGGTGAGCTGATTATTGATGACTTGTACCCTCCAGAAAATCTGGACCAGCTCGAAGCCGGTGACACCATCGAAATTTTCAGCCAATCCCGCACCAAACTTGTCAATTTTTATACCCGGATTCTGGCACGGGAATTTCACGATGGTAGCCCCAGTTGGCGCTTGGAACTGCCAACCGAAATTGGCCGTAACCACAGCCGTGGCGCTTACCGTATTTATGTTGAAAGCGAACAGGGGCTCGAGCTCGATATCTACCATGACAATGAACCAATACCAGACGTCCACATCATCAATCTCTCGGCAGAGGGATTGAAGCTCAGCATAAGCCAGCAAGCAGAAGGCATTCTAAAAACCAACCAACATTTCACCAACTGCATAATACGCTTACCCAGTGGCTTCGATGTCGATTGCGATCTGGACTTACGCAATAGCTACCACATCCGCACACCAACCCCACATATTCTGGCAGGAGGAAAGCTCACTATCCACAACCCGCAACAACGGGTGAAACTGCAGCAGTATTTAGCCGCAGTGCAGCGTCACCAGCGGCGACGGGAAATGCGAGTTAATTAAAGTGATAGTAAAAAAGATAGTTATCAGCCTAGCGCTTTTTATCTGCTTAGCCGCCATCCATAGCCAAGCCAACACTCAGCTGCCTCCCAGTCATGCAGTTGTTTTGCTGTACCACCATGTTGCCGAAGACACCCCGGCTATCACCAGCATAAAACCTGAACACTTCAAACAACAGCTGGCCTATTTAAAAGCGCAGGGCTTTAAGGTGTGGCCACTTGCAGATATCGTTGCAGCATTACAAAAAAACATCGCCATACCCGACAAAGTTATCGCGATCACTTTTGACGACAGCTACCAGTCAGTCTACGACACCGCCTACCCGTTATTAAAAAGTTACAATTGGCCTTTTACTATTTTTGCTAGTACCGACTCCATTGACAGCGCCTACAACCATCAAACCAGCTGGCAACAACTACGAGAAATGGCCGCTAATGGTGCCACCATTAGCAATCACAGCGCCACTCACGGCCACCTACTAAAACGCCAGGACAATGAAAGTGACGCGCAGTGGCAGCAAAGAGTCAGCAATGACATAACAAAAGCACAGAAGCGAATTAAACAAGAGATCGGTACCGAGAACTTTCTATTTGCATACCCCTATGGTGAAAATAACCAGGCACTGCGGCAACTAGTAAAAACATTAGGGTATATTGGTTTCGGCCAGCAGTCGGGCGCCGTCGGCGAACACTCTGACCCACTGAACCTACCGCGTTTTCCATTCTCGGGACACTATACTGATCTGGAAGATTTTGCTTTAAAGGCACACACATTAGCTCTGCCAGTCATTGCGACAACTGGTGAAGACTATCTCCTCAGCAATACCCAACGCCAACCGAAATTACAACTGACATTGGCTGATAGTTTTACCCGCAAAGATGCGTTGCAATGCTTTGCCAGTAATCAAGGGCCTATTAAGCTTGAATGGATGAATAATAATCGCGTCAGCATCACCCCGAATAAGGATATACCGGTAGGGCGTTCCCGCTATAACTGCACCGCTCTGTTTAATAGTAACAATCAACCAGCACGCTATTACTGGTATTCCCATCCCTGGCTCCGGTTGGGCGAAGACGATCAGTGGCCGGCTGAATAAACCAGCGCACTTTCCATTTCACCTTGCGGTGGTAACTCTTCAGCGATATCAAACCTGGATAATTTATTTATTCTCATCATCCGCCGCACCTCTTTAATATAGTCTTCACCACGCTCGGAGTAGCTCATTAAACCGGCGGCTAATTCATAGCCCGAAATAGGCTGCTGCTCCTGTCTTAACTGTGCTCTGATACTCCGTAAATCCTTATAGGCACGACCTGCATTGATATTTCTAATATAGGATTCAACTGATTGCTTGGGACTATCGAAACTAGCCACCTCATGCATAGCCCCGCTTATCCGGCCATCGGGAATAAGGCCACAACCTTTCGAAAAACACCACTGACCAAAAAGATTATTACCCTCTATGGCAAAACGTGAGGTACCCCAAGCCGATTCATTTGCGGCTTGCGCCAGCGCCAATGAAGGTGGTATCTGATCGACCCTAAGGGTCAATTCAGCAATCACCCTGGTCATGGCTTTAGCTTCCACTTTTACCCGATAGTACTCGGCAAGTGACTTAAGCCAAATACGCTCTTTTTGAGTTAATTGTTCACTGTTTTGTTGCAAGCGAAGCAACGCCTCTCGAAGTTTCGCGATACGACGGTTTTCTTCTCGCACAAACTGCAACACGAAATTAAAGAACGCGGTTTTTTTCTCTTTTACCGATTGATAAACAGCAAAGTCAGGCAGTTCCGGGTCAGAATAAGATGCCTTTGGTTTTACTCGGGGTAAATCCTGACTATCTGCTGGCAATAAAACCAAAATCAATAACAAACAAAAAATAACACTGCAGGCACTGAACAGCCAGGAATTGCGTGACATATGAATTAGATCCTTTTATTTTGAAAATCAATACCGCT encodes:
- a CDS encoding AMP-binding protein yields the protein MKGANVFQGYWQLPQKTAEEFTGDGFFVTGDQGVISEDGYIAIVGRAKDMVISGGYNVYPKEVELVLDQLPGVIESAVIGVSDSDLGEAVVAVVVADGDIDELQMIAQAKQQLATYKVPKKIYQLAELPRNTMGKVQKNILRQQYSV
- a CDS encoding AMP-binding protein, giving the protein MSVNHNLYSVFEQHFPADRSRPFIIAVDGKAVSYAAMEASSAQLANSLVALGLQPGQRVAVQLQKSAAALMLYLACVRAGLVYLPLNTGYTATELAYFFEDASPSLIVGDLPLVRDTSTQSLLQQLAGQYQSRYESLAIDGNGSLQQRAAAEPDCFSTVLSRADDLAAILYTSGTTGRPKGAMLSHHNLTSNALTLKDCWGWTSRDVLLHALPIFHVHGLFVACHCVLAAGAAMIMLPKFDVGKVIEQLPQATVLMGVPTFYTRLVDSPAFSAELCKDMRLFISGSAPLLAQTHAQFEQCSGHRILERYGMSETGMLISNPLIGERRAGTVGLPLPGVEVRVVDDINTPMPVGRWVQFR
- a CDS encoding class II aldolase/adducin family protein — protein: MTDTQSDIVMNRGANANFGPESFASFEEERLHRKQRLTAAFRLFGKFGFDEGLAGHITVRDPEHTDHFWVNPMGVSFKQLKMSQLLKVNHAGEVVEGQGLLNGAAFTIHSKIHAARPDVNAAAHAHSIYGKSWSSLGRLLDPITQDSCAFYQDHVVFEDFTGVVLDLGEGERIAAGLGDNKACILQNHGLLTAADTIEAAAWWFITMERSCQAQLLAEAAGTPKLINAESAKQTYDVLGGSLAGWFSFQPLYSVITAEQPDMFD
- a CDS encoding flagellar brake protein, with the protein product MSFLKSLIHRVFSDNDADKSETDDRYAQLEQLRIDHDWINVNITKTDQTYQSLIVTIDIENGELIIDDLYPPENLDQLEAGDTIEIFSQSRTKLVNFYTRILAREFHDGSPSWRLELPTEIGRNHSRGAYRIYVESEQGLELDIYHDNEPIPDVHIINLSAEGLKLSISQQAEGILKTNQHFTNCIIRLPSGFDVDCDLDLRNSYHIRTPTPHILAGGKLTIHNPQQRVKLQQYLAAVQRHQRRREMRVN
- a CDS encoding polysaccharide deacetylase family protein, translated to MLYHHVAEDTPAITSIKPEHFKQQLAYLKAQGFKVWPLADIVAALQKNIAIPDKVIAITFDDSYQSVYDTAYPLLKSYNWPFTIFASTDSIDSAYNHQTSWQQLREMAANGATISNHSATHGHLLKRQDNESDAQWQQRVSNDITKAQKRIKQEIGTENFLFAYPYGENNQALRQLVKTLGYIGFGQQSGAVGEHSDPLNLPRFPFSGHYTDLEDFALKAHTLALPVIATTGEDYLLSNTQRQPKLQLTLADSFTRKDALQCFASNQGPIKLEWMNNNRVSITPNKDIPVGRSRYNCTALFNSNNQPARYYWYSHPWLRLGEDDQWPAE
- a CDS encoding glucosaminidase domain-containing protein; the protein is MSRNSWLFSACSVIFCLLLILVLLPADSQDLPRVKPKASYSDPELPDFAVYQSVKEKKTAFFNFVLQFVREENRRIAKLREALLRLQQNSEQLTQKERIWLKSLAEYYRVKVEAKAMTRVIAELTLRVDQIPPSLALAQAANESAWGTSRFAIEGNNLFGQWCFSKGCGLIPDGRISGAMHEVASFDSPKQSVESYIRNINAGRAYKDLRSIRAQLRQEQQPISGYELAAGLMSYSERGEDYIKEVRRMMRINKLSRFDIAEELPPQGEMESALVYSAGH